The following proteins are encoded in a genomic region of Rattus rattus isolate New Zealand chromosome 2, Rrattus_CSIRO_v1, whole genome shotgun sequence:
- the LOC116894289 gene encoding thymosin beta-10-like, whose product MTDKADMGEIASFDKAKLKKTETQEKNTLPTKETIEQEKRSEIS is encoded by the coding sequence ATGACAGACAAGGCGGACATGGGAGAAATCGCCAGCTTCGATAAGGCCAAGCTGAAGAAAACCGAGACGCAGGAGAAGAACACCCTGCCGACCAAAGAGACCATTGAACAGGAAAAGAGGAGTGAAATCTCCTAA